The Coleofasciculus sp. FACHB-1120 DNA segment AAGATTCTCTATTTCAACTATCCCAGCAATCCCACTGGCGCAACCGCACCCCGCGAGTTCTTCAAAGATATCGTTGCCTTTGCCAAGAAGCACGAAATCTTACTGGTGCATGATTTGTGCTACGCAGAACTAGCTTTTGATGGTTATCAACCAACCAGCTTGTTAGAAATTCCAGGGGCGAAGGAAATCGGCGTCGAGTTTCATACCCTGTCTAAAACTTACAACATGGCAGGCTGGCGTGTTGGCTTTGTCGTGGGCAACCAACACATCATTCAAGGGTTGCGGACACTCAAAACGAATCTGGATTATGGCATCTTTGCCGCCTTGCAATCTGCCGCCGAAACCGCCTTGCAACTTCCAGATGTTTATGTAAATCAAGTCTGCGATCGCTATCGCCGTCGCCGCGATTTTCTGATTGAGGGATTTGCTGAGTTGGGTTGGACGGTTCCCAAACCAAAAGCCACCATGTACCTGTGGGTTCCTTGTCCGGAGGGCATGACTTCAACAGATTTTGCCCTGTCTGTCTTGCAGCAGACAGGCGTGGTAGTAACTCCTGGAAATGCTTTTGGATCTGCTGGTGAGGGATATGTGCGGGTGAGTTTGATTGCTGAATGCGATCGCTTAGCAGAAGCTTTGCGGCGTTTCAAAGAAGCGAATATCCGCTATTCATCTGAAAATGAGGGCGCGTTTATTAAACAGGGATAAAACATCGAAGCTTGAATTTTTGGGTTTAATCTCAAATTAGGAAAATCAGCTATTTCAAAAATAGCCAGCGTTATCCTTTAGATAAATTTGTTTGTATAACAGCAAACTTTAATCAGAGATAAAATCCGTCTGATTTTCCACCGTTCCCCCCACCCCTCCCTGCCATTTTCTGCGGCTCCGGCTCCTCTCCCTGCTTGCGGGGAGGGGCTGGGGGAGGGGTGCAATATCAAAGGGAATTACAAGTCATCAACCGGAAACGATACGGTAGATGATTTTTTGTTTGCGCGCCCTTATTTCAAAGTAAAAGCTTTAGTTTCTGTTACCCTACCACCACCCACCTTGTCATAAATCGTCAGCGTAATTTGGTAAGTTCCTGGTTGAATTTTAGGAGTTGTATTAACAGTGCCATTGGGAGAGGCTGCCACATCATCTTTTAAAGCTGTATGTCCTTTTTCTCCAATTAGGCTCTTTTTTACCAAAATGACTTCACCCTTAGCATTTTTAACTTCCATATCCATATCTAGCCAGTTTTTCCCATCCTGACCTTTCTTAAATTTGCCAACATTCAGCAAGACTAGCTGAACATCTTCCCCTCTTTTATAAACTCCATCATTAACCGGCACAACTTTTTGATCGGCAGTTTTCCTGACCAAAAAAGATTTTTCAAATTTCAGTTGAGAAGAACTCGGTTTAGAGGTAGTTGCAGTCTGGGATGTAGGAGATTTTTGGGAAGGAGAACCCTGAGAAGTAGTAGATTTTTCATCTCCACCACAACCACTGACTAGCACCATTGAAAACAACACAAGACCTGTTAACAATAGACTATTGAATGTTTTTTTCATTATGTTCTACCTCCTTTTATTTTTTTGAACCTGGTTAATTGATCAAACATTGAGTTGAGGCAGTTAACACGGGTGAGCTAACTACAACCATAAGTTATCATAATTTATTCAAATTTATCTTTTGGGAGCAACCGCTTTAGCGGGTAGCAACACGAACAATTTGCCTTCAAGCGCCACTAAGGAAATTCTTTATTGAATGCACTCCGGTTTAACCCTACCCTGCGAACCCAATGGGAGAAGAATTAAATATTCTCTCCTCTCCGTTCACGGAGAGGGACTGGGAGTGAGGTTCCGTCTAATGGTGTTTATCTTTACATCGTTCGCTGCGCTTGAAACGGTTCATTTTACCGCAAATTAAGCTAAGCGTAGAGCTATAGGCAAAAGGCGGCCTGTGAAATTCACAGACCGCCTTCTATTGTCAATCAATCTAAACTATTGCTACTTAAAGGGGTTTAATTACCGCCAGACTGAACCGCAGCGCGGGTTACGGGATTTGAATTGTCTTCGTTGATCATTTCAGGAGTCCGCTCCCAGTTGCCATTTTCACCTTGCTGGTATTCGCTTTTGATGGTATTCCATGCAACCTTGCGGGCAGCTTCTTCGTCCATCCCGTCCTCGTGGGCACTCTTAAATGCAGCTTGGAAAATCTGCTGAGCAGCTTCAGGCAGTTCTTGTACTTCTGAAGGTAAGTTATTAACTTGTTGATCTGGTTGTTCGGTCATAAAGTACTCCTATTATCTTCGTCTGGGATCATCTTAGAAAGCCAGATGCACAAATTCCTCTTCCCTGGATGTAGTTATGGCTCCTCGATATACCTATCCGAGGCATTATCTTATGTAAATTAATTTTGTATTTATATATACAGAATCCTCCTGCAAATCATCGGCTGACAAATACAGATGACGAATACAGCGGTTGAGATCCCGGCTTTGAGAAAGAAGCGGGGGATCTCTCCTTCACGAATCCTTGAGGATTGCTATGCTTAAATAATTCGCGAACTCCTGTAGAGACAAGGGTTATCGCGTTTCTACGCTAAAGGCACTTCAATTCTCGAATCTCACCTTAGAAAGGGGAATCTGGGGATTCTGATATATAATCCGACAAAAGTGAATTGGTATCGTTTACCGACTAAGGGAAACCACAAGTTCCAGCCGGTACAGTGGTTTCAGACCAATTGCTGAGATCGCTGGCAGAGATATTATTTGTAGATAGCGTTTCCGTTTCTATCTGGATCGCTCCTCCAAAACTGTCATTTAAGAAAAAGTTGCCAATTGTATTATTGCGGGGTTGGAGACAAATCGTATCGCCAGAACCGCTGGTTATTGCTTCGAGATCCCCGATTGCACCGCCTGTTAAGGTGTTAAGCCGGACTCCGGCAAAGATTTTAGCGGTATCGTAGCTGTTGAGGGAAAGCCCGGTAAAAGTATTATCTATAATTTGATTTGATTCACTAAGGAATTGAAGTTGGGCATTTCCATTGATGCTGGTGAAAATTCCATAGAATCCATTTTTAGAAATTTGTTGATTGTTAGAAATATCGACTGTTCCTACCGCCGCATCGGAAAGTGCGATATTCACCCCATTGTCTTGATTTTCCGAAATAGTGCTATTGGTAATGTTGAAGGTTCCAGAGGTGTTATTGGAGAGAAGTATGCCAATTCCATAAAACCCGTTTTTAGAAATTTGAGTATTAGCAATATTAAACGTTCCGGTTGCGCTATCGTTTAGCTTAAGAGAAATCCCATCAAATTGATTTTCTGAGATTGTACTATCAGTAATATCAAATGTTCCAGAACTATTGGCTTCAAGTTCAATATTAATTCCGCTAAATTGATTTCCGGTTATTTGGTTATTAGTAAGATTGAAGCTTCCGGAGGCACTGTCAAACAGTTTTACCTCGACTCCGTCAGCAATAGTAGCTAAGCTGTTATTGTCAGCAATCGTATTCTCAGAAATATTAAAGGTTCCAGTCGCACTATTGCGAAGTTCAATATTGACGCCATCCCCCTCGTTAGCTAAAGCGCCATTGTTGATAATCGTGTTTTTGGCAAGAATTAGGTTAACTTGTCCCTGATTGTTGTTGAGAGAGAAGCCTTCCAAAGCAGAATTTGCGATCGCGTTGTCTTGAATTAGTATCTGCCCAGTCACGTTCTCAAGTAAGATCCCCTCACTGGCAGAATTCGAGATCGCGTTGTCTCGAATAATCGCATTGCTGATGTTGCTTCCAGCGATACCAGGGCCAGTAGTTGTGCTAATAGCGAAACCCGACAGCGTTGTGGTATTTCCCATCATGACCGTTCCTGTCACGTCTGCC contains these protein-coding regions:
- a CDS encoding aspartate aminotransferase, with the protein product MTLDWISPAERLQSLPPYVFARLDELKARAREQGLDLIDLGMGNPDGPAPQPVIDAAIAALQNPTNHGYPPFEGTLSFRRAITNWYGRRYNVDLDPDSEALPLLGSKEGLTHLAFAYINPGDVILVPSPSYPPHFRGPAIAGGKIHPLILKPENDWLIDLGDIPDDVAQQAKILYFNYPSNPTGATAPREFFKDIVAFAKKHEILLVHDLCYAELAFDGYQPTSLLEIPGAKEIGVEFHTLSKTYNMAGWRVGFVVGNQHIIQGLRTLKTNLDYGIFAALQSAAETALQLPDVYVNQVCDRYRRRRDFLIEGFAELGWTVPKPKATMYLWVPCPEGMTSTDFALSVLQQTGVVVTPGNAFGSAGEGYVRVSLIAECDRLAEALRRFKEANIRYSSENEGAFIKQG
- a CDS encoding ChaB family protein, whose amino-acid sequence is MTEQPDQQVNNLPSEVQELPEAAQQIFQAAFKSAHEDGMDEEAARKVAWNTIKSEYQQGENGNWERTPEMINEDNSNPVTRAAVQSGGN